A region from the Arachis ipaensis cultivar K30076 chromosome B01, Araip1.1, whole genome shotgun sequence genome encodes:
- the LOC107606218 gene encoding protein FAR1-RELATED SEQUENCE 5-like, producing MRVHKPETRTNCEAKFSIYLDKSASLWRVRKIENKHNHDLTPSCMVHLIVKYRSLTDAAKAQIDGLNECGISTAKTVRYMAGMAGGYSLAGFLKKDAYNHIAKRRCVTIAEGDAEVALAYLEGKIESDPMAMARYSLTDEGMLGNMFWADRGSRVDYQYFGDVLAFDATYKKNKYRRPLVIFLGANNHKQTTIFGFGLVMDETFDSYKWILQNMLEVMCMKEPSVVVTDGDEAMRKAIALVFPKATHRLCAWHFQKNITANVKEPSLRSRFNRSLYVDIEIREFLTEWDLAVEEFKLQDSLWARQVFGKKEMWVNVYLKNKFCAGFRTTSQCKGINAVVKNFLQLKHTILELVQNLELMVRDYQNNELLAQFRTIDTFPVMTXXERSICRRETRD from the coding sequence ATGAGGGTTCACAAACCAGAAACGAGGACTAATTGCGAGGCGAAGTTCTCCATATACCTTGACAAGAGTGCTTCTCTGTGGCGAGTAAGGAAAATTGAAAATAAGCACAATCATGACTTGACCCCTAGTTGCATGGTGCATTTGATTGTGAAGTATCGGTCACTCACGGATGCTGCCAAAGCTCAGATAGATGGGTTGAACGAGTGTGGAATTTCGACAGCAAAGACTGTACGATATATGGCCGGGATGGCTGGAGGATACTCGTTGGCTGGCTTCTTGAAGAAGGATGCCTATAATCACATTGCTAAAAGAAGGTGTGTAACGATTGCGGAGGGCGATGCAGAAGTTGCGCTTGCATATTTAGAAGGTAAGATAGAATCGGATCCGATGGCCATGGCACGGTACAGTTTGACCGATGAGGGAATGCTAGGTAATATGTTTTGGGCCGATAGGGGCAGCCGAGTTGATTACCAGTACTTCGGGGATGTCCTTGCGTTCGATGCGACATACAAAAAGAACAAGTATAGGCGGCCATTGGTAATCTTCTTAGGGGCCAACAACCACAAGCAGACCACTATTTTCGGTTTTGGTTTAGTAATGGATGAGACATTTGATTCGTATAAGTGGATATTGCAGAATATGTTGGAGGTGATGTGCATGAAGGAGCCATCAGTGGTTGTTACAGATGGGGATGAGGCGATGCGTAAAGCCATAGCTTTAGTATTTCCGAAGGCCACCCACCGCTTATGTGCATGGCATTTTCAGAAAAATATCACGGCCAACGTGAAGGAGCCATCACTCCGATCACGATTTAACCGATCGTTATATGTGGACATCGAGATTCGTGAATTCTTGACTGAGTGGGATCTAGCGGTTGAAGAGTTCAAACTTCAAGATAGCCTATGGGCGAGGCAGGTGTTTGGTAAGAAGGAAATGTGGGTGAATGTGTATCTGAAGAATAAATTTTGCGCCGGGTTTAGGACCACATCTCAATGCAAAGGTATAAACGCTGTGGTCAAAAATTTCCTTCAATTGAAGCATACTATTCTTGAGCTTGTGCAGAACCTGGAGCTAATGGTACGTGATTATCAGAATAACGAGCTTCTAGCCCAGTTCAGAACCATTGACACTTTCCCAGTAATGACGANNNNCGAAAGAAGTATTTGCAGACGTGAAACGAGAGATTGA